The following are from one region of the Escherichia sp. E4742 genome:
- the shoB gene encoding type I toxin-antitoxin system toxin ShoB encodes MTDCRYLFKRVIKVIIAVLQLILLFL; translated from the coding sequence ATGACTGATTGTCGATACCTGTTTAAACGGGTCATTAAAGTCATCATTGCTGTTTTACAGCTGATCCTTCTGTTCTTATAA
- the acpS gene encoding holo-ACP synthase — MAILGLGTDIVEIARIEAVIARSGERLARRVLSDNEWEIWKTHQQPVRFLAKRFAVKEAAAKAFGTGIRNGLAFNQFEVFNDELGKPRLRLWGEALKLAEKLGVAHMHVTLADERHYACATVIIES; from the coding sequence ATGGCAATATTAGGTTTAGGCACGGATATCGTGGAGATCGCTCGCATTGAAGCGGTGATCGCCCGATCCGGTGAGCGCCTGGCTCGCCGCGTATTAAGCGATAACGAATGGGAAATCTGGAAAACGCACCAACAGCCAGTGCGTTTTCTGGCGAAGCGTTTTGCTGTGAAAGAAGCGGCGGCAAAAGCGTTTGGAACCGGGATCCGCAATGGTCTGGCGTTTAATCAGTTTGAAGTGTTCAATGATGAGCTTGGTAAGCCACGGTTGCGACTGTGGGGCGAGGCATTAAAACTCGCGGAAAAGCTGGGCGTCGCACATATGCATGTGACGCTGGCAGATGAACGTCATTATGCTTGCGCCACGGTAATTATTGAAAGTTAA
- the pdxJ gene encoding pyridoxine 5'-phosphate synthase produces the protein MAELLLGVNIDHIATLRNARGTAYPDPVQAAFIAEQAGADGITVHLREDRRHITDRDVRILRQTLDTRMNLEMAVTEEMLAIAIETKPHFCCLVPEKRQEVTTEGGLDVAGQRDKMRDACKRLADAGIQVSLFIDADEEQIKAAAEVGAPFIEIHTGCYADAKTEAEQAQELARIAKAAIFAASLGLKVNAGHGLTYHNVKAIAAIPEMHELNIGHAIIGRAVMTGLKDAVAEMKRLMLEARG, from the coding sequence ATGGCTGAATTACTGTTGGGCGTCAACATTGACCATATCGCAACGCTGCGTAATGCACGTGGTACTGCTTACCCCGACCCGGTGCAGGCCGCGTTTATTGCCGAGCAGGCTGGCGCGGATGGCATTACCGTGCATTTGCGTGAAGATCGTCGCCACATTACTGACCGCGACGTGCGCATCCTGCGTCAGACGCTGGATACCCGCATGAATCTGGAAATGGCGGTGACCGAAGAGATGCTGGCGATTGCCATTGAGACGAAGCCTCATTTTTGCTGCCTGGTACCGGAAAAGCGCCAGGAAGTGACAACCGAAGGTGGCCTGGACGTCGCAGGTCAGCGTGACAAAATGCGCGATGCCTGTAAACGTCTGGCGGATGCCGGGATTCAGGTTTCTCTGTTTATCGACGCAGATGAAGAGCAGATCAAAGCTGCAGCAGAGGTAGGCGCCCCGTTTATCGAGATCCACACCGGTTGTTATGCCGATGCAAAAACTGAAGCTGAACAGGCGCAAGAGTTGGCGCGCATTGCTAAAGCCGCGATCTTTGCTGCAAGTCTCGGTCTGAAAGTTAACGCCGGCCACGGTCTGACCTATCACAACGTGAAAGCCATTGCCGCCATTCCTGAGATGCATGAACTGAATATCGGCCATGCCATTATTGGTCGTGCAGTGATGACCGGACTGAAAGATGCGGTGGCAGAAATGAAGCGTCTGATGCTGGAAGCGCGTGGCTAA